A genomic segment from Bradyrhizobium sp. CB1015 encodes:
- a CDS encoding methyltransferase produces the protein MNKPATIDFATATAIQIPAAAPYAEALHDLVPGEARDSLLAVHDVLCRELPRGRLAIYEAGGGSCSVLPPDLLSRSKVTVVDIDEDQVRNNTYADEAILGDVQTYRFGRETFDLVICYNVIEHLPNVDAALLNFRDALKRGGMILIGAPNPRSLSGVVTKYSPHWFHVWFYRHIRGIKDAGLPGEPPFPTFFHPLVTLSRLEAFAAANGLEMIYRREVESPRYPEMRRRKPLVAALIDTGAAVLNAVLPRGTDVRRGDYHVILRRN, from the coding sequence ATGAACAAGCCAGCCACGATCGATTTCGCGACAGCCACGGCGATCCAAATCCCCGCGGCCGCGCCATATGCCGAAGCGCTTCATGATCTCGTCCCCGGCGAAGCCCGCGACAGCCTGCTCGCCGTCCATGACGTGCTGTGCCGCGAGCTGCCGCGGGGCCGGCTCGCCATCTATGAGGCCGGCGGCGGCTCTTGCAGCGTTCTGCCGCCGGACTTGCTCAGCCGGAGCAAGGTCACCGTCGTCGACATCGACGAGGACCAGGTCCGCAACAACACCTACGCCGACGAGGCGATCCTCGGCGACGTCCAGACATACCGCTTCGGGCGCGAGACCTTCGATCTCGTGATCTGCTACAACGTGATCGAGCATCTGCCCAACGTCGACGCCGCGCTCCTGAATTTCCGTGACGCGCTCAAGCGCGGCGGGATGATCCTGATCGGCGCACCCAATCCGCGCTCGCTCTCCGGGGTCGTCACCAAATACTCGCCGCACTGGTTTCACGTCTGGTTCTATCGGCACATCCGCGGCATCAAGGACGCCGGCCTGCCCGGCGAGCCGCCATTCCCGACGTTCTTTCATCCGCTGGTGACGCTGTCCCGGCTGGAAGCATTCGCGGCCGCCAACGGCCTCGAGATGATCTACCGCCGTGAAGTCGAAAGTCCGCGCTATCCCGAGATGCGCCGGCGCAAGCCGCTGGTTGCGGCCCTGATCGACACCGGCGCCGCGGTGCTGAACGCCGTGCTGCCGCGCGGCACCGACGTCCGCCGCGGCGACTATCACGTGATCCTGCGGAGGAACTGA
- a CDS encoding WecB/TagA/CpsF family glycosyltransferase, with product MLERRVNFDGRAATAEVPRITVGGLRMAALDLEETADFMIEATDPDNRIGRPLFLTSANGEVLARCSTEPQTEHLFRAADLINADGQPLVAASKLQSWFPLPERVATTDLFHVVARKAEAAGRTFYMFGASEPENAAAVANVQKMYPRLKIVGRSHGYLRGEALRAKVEEINALAPDYLWVALGVPNEQAFVKEFTPHLTNVGVIKTSGGLFNFLSGSRSRAPQWMQKIGLEWAWRTLLEPRRLLWRYLTTNPRALYLLFSRNRPLR from the coding sequence ATGCTTGAGCGCCGCGTCAACTTCGACGGACGGGCAGCAACTGCCGAGGTGCCGAGAATCACCGTCGGCGGACTTCGCATGGCTGCGCTCGACCTGGAAGAGACCGCCGATTTCATGATCGAGGCGACCGATCCCGACAATCGCATCGGCCGACCGCTGTTCCTGACTTCGGCCAATGGCGAGGTGCTGGCGCGCTGCTCGACCGAGCCGCAGACCGAGCACCTGTTCCGCGCCGCCGATTTGATCAACGCCGATGGTCAACCGCTGGTCGCGGCTTCGAAGCTGCAATCCTGGTTCCCGCTGCCGGAGCGCGTCGCGACCACGGACCTGTTCCACGTCGTCGCGCGCAAGGCCGAAGCCGCCGGCCGCACCTTCTACATGTTCGGCGCAAGCGAGCCCGAGAACGCCGCTGCGGTCGCAAACGTCCAGAAGATGTACCCGCGTCTCAAGATCGTCGGACGCAGCCACGGCTATCTGCGCGGCGAGGCGCTGCGTGCCAAGGTCGAGGAGATCAACGCCCTGGCACCGGATTATCTGTGGGTCGCGCTCGGTGTGCCCAACGAACAGGCATTCGTGAAGGAGTTCACGCCGCATCTGACCAATGTTGGCGTCATCAAGACATCCGGCGGACTATTCAACTTCTTGTCAGGGAGCCGTTCCCGCGCGCCGCAATGGATGCAGAAGATCGGGCTCGAATGGGCCTGGCGCACCTTGCTCGAACCACGCCGTCTGCTCTGGCGTTATTTGACCACCAACCCCCGCGCGCTCTATCTTCTCTTCAGCCGCAACCGCCCCCTCCGCTAA
- a CDS encoding glycosyltransferase, giving the protein MITAEEVLELPAASRAAVPARLPLQVGSTTSVSVVIPAKNVAAYVGETLASALAQREVTEVIVVDDGSADETAAIVRGVRDPRLRLIRNDSAGVSAARNLGARQASGEWLLFLDADDRLRPGAVAALLAAARGAPRAVLVYGDYNTIDSEGRQIGRRGLLKGRRKPSGDVLTRLAAGNFIVNGGIALARAEAFRAIGGFDTSLRYCEDWHCWCRLAAIGEFEFAPELLLDYRLHTANTMNAAVRTPKDFFPAIARVFDDGLILARLPGRMTAGLRLAAEIHLVTYSAMQAVRFGRYRQAFAYLAMIGRRSLRSLPRSTIRVALARFGI; this is encoded by the coding sequence GTGATCACCGCCGAAGAGGTTCTCGAACTGCCAGCCGCCTCCCGCGCGGCAGTGCCCGCGCGCTTGCCGCTTCAGGTCGGCTCGACCACATCGGTATCCGTCGTCATTCCCGCCAAGAACGTTGCGGCCTATGTCGGCGAAACGCTTGCCAGCGCACTGGCGCAACGCGAGGTGACCGAGGTGATCGTCGTGGACGACGGCTCGGCCGACGAAACCGCAGCAATCGTGCGGGGCGTGCGTGACCCGCGGCTGCGCCTGATCCGCAACGATTCCGCCGGCGTATCGGCCGCGCGCAACCTCGGCGCGCGACAGGCAAGCGGCGAGTGGCTGCTCTTCCTCGATGCCGACGATCGCCTGCGCCCCGGCGCGGTGGCGGCGCTGCTCGCTGCAGCGCGCGGCGCGCCGCGCGCCGTTCTCGTCTATGGCGACTACAACACGATCGACAGCGAAGGCCGCCAGATCGGCCGGCGTGGCCTCTTGAAGGGGCGCCGGAAGCCGTCCGGCGACGTGCTGACGCGGCTCGCCGCCGGCAATTTCATCGTCAATGGCGGCATCGCGCTCGCACGCGCCGAAGCTTTCCGTGCCATCGGCGGCTTCGATACGTCCCTCAGATATTGCGAGGACTGGCATTGCTGGTGCCGCCTCGCTGCGATCGGCGAGTTCGAGTTCGCGCCGGAGCTGCTGCTCGATTATCGTCTTCACACCGCCAACACCATGAACGCCGCGGTCCGGACGCCAAAGGACTTCTTCCCGGCCATTGCGCGGGTGTTCGATGATGGATTGATCCTGGCGCGATTGCCCGGGCGCATGACGGCCGGGCTGCGCCTCGCCGCCGAGATTCATCTCGTCACCTACTCAGCGATGCAGGCGGTCCGGTTCGGCAGGTATCGCCAAGCGTTCGCTTATCTCGCGATGATCGGCCGGCGGTCGCTCAGATCGCTGCCACGCTCGACAATCCGGGTCGCCCTCGCTCGCTTCGGCATCTAG
- a CDS encoding glycosyltransferase family 2 protein translates to MTLIPTDLSAARISDAVRDPNREIVASSRVIDLSVGIVVCVPCFRRPQHLRLTLESLANQRTPRSFAVVMVENDAVRRESAPVAAEFLAAGRLQGICLIEKRQGNCQAINAAFETAQQLFPAATRFLMIDDDEIASSDWLELMVRTAEATGADVVGGPVLPVFDDDSKRWLSRHPAFCPAYDYSGAVPLIYGCGNCLITRAAFERFDRPAFDLRFNFLGGGDCDFFVRCRDAGMLFHWTAEAVITETVPRNRTSLGWIAKRGLRIGAINYRVQYKAARSAAARARVFAQMLGRLQLSLLRSAALLPSSKAVVAMHPLMVAFGAALAALGLEPKPYEASKIAS, encoded by the coding sequence ATGACATTGATCCCGACCGACCTGTCTGCGGCGCGCATCTCGGATGCCGTGCGCGATCCCAATCGGGAGATCGTGGCGAGCTCTCGCGTCATCGACCTGTCGGTCGGCATCGTCGTCTGCGTTCCCTGCTTCCGTCGTCCGCAACACCTGCGCCTCACGCTGGAATCGCTGGCGAACCAGCGCACCCCGCGTTCCTTTGCCGTCGTCATGGTCGAGAACGATGCGGTGCGGCGCGAAAGCGCGCCGGTTGCCGCGGAGTTCCTGGCCGCTGGAAGGCTCCAGGGCATCTGCCTCATCGAGAAGCGACAGGGAAATTGCCAGGCGATCAATGCTGCCTTCGAGACGGCGCAGCAGCTGTTTCCCGCCGCGACGCGTTTCCTGATGATCGACGACGACGAGATCGCATCAAGCGACTGGCTCGAGCTGATGGTCCGCACCGCGGAGGCGACCGGCGCCGACGTGGTCGGCGGGCCGGTGCTGCCGGTGTTCGACGATGACAGCAAGCGCTGGCTTTCGCGTCACCCCGCCTTCTGTCCAGCCTACGACTACAGCGGCGCAGTGCCGCTGATCTACGGTTGCGGCAATTGCCTGATCACGCGCGCCGCCTTCGAGCGGTTCGACCGTCCCGCGTTCGATCTGCGCTTCAATTTTCTCGGCGGCGGCGATTGCGATTTCTTCGTGCGGTGCCGTGACGCCGGCATGCTGTTTCACTGGACGGCGGAGGCCGTCATCACCGAGACCGTGCCGCGCAACCGCACCAGCCTCGGCTGGATCGCAAAGCGCGGCCTGCGCATCGGCGCGATCAATTATCGTGTACAGTACAAGGCCGCGCGCAGCGCAGCAGCACGGGCGCGGGTGTTTGCGCAGATGCTGGGGCGCTTGCAGCTGTCGCTCCTTCGCTCCGCAGCCTTGTTGCCGTCGTCGAAAGCCGTCGTCGCGATGCACCCGCTGATGGTTGCGTTTGGCGCCGCCTTGGCGGCCCTCGGCCTCGAGCCGAAGCCTTACGAGGCCTCGAAGATCGCGTCTTGA
- the galE gene encoding UDP-glucose 4-epimerase GalE: MTDRPTVLVTGGAGYIGSHACRALTAAGYQPVVYDNLSTGHRSFVSGPLVTGDLLDGAALARAFADHKITAVMHFAAASLVGESMTDPQKYYINNVQGTLSLLQAMRNAGCHRIVFSSTGAVYGNADSKALPEDFPCAPINPYGASKLMIERMLADYRTAYGFGAFCLRYFNASGADPAGGIGELRDNETHLIPRAMMALQGHVDFAVFGDDYDTPDGTAIRDYIHVTDLAAAHVAALRLLEQGHAGGSFNLGTGSGFSVREILDAIKQETGREVPHTVKPRRAGDPTFLVADPSAARKVLNFVPHHSDLPTIVRTAWAWHQKAHPFRPR; encoded by the coding sequence ATGACCGACCGACCGACCGTCCTCGTCACCGGGGGCGCGGGCTATATTGGCTCGCATGCCTGCCGCGCATTGACCGCCGCCGGCTATCAGCCCGTCGTTTATGACAATCTCTCGACAGGTCATCGCAGCTTCGTATCCGGCCCGCTGGTGACGGGCGACCTGCTCGACGGCGCAGCGCTGGCGCGCGCCTTCGCCGACCACAAGATCACGGCGGTGATGCATTTCGCGGCGGCGAGCCTCGTCGGGGAGTCCATGACCGACCCGCAGAAATATTACATCAACAACGTCCAGGGCACGCTTTCGCTGTTGCAGGCGATGCGCAACGCGGGCTGCCATCGCATCGTGTTCTCCTCGACCGGCGCTGTCTACGGCAACGCCGATTCCAAGGCGCTGCCGGAAGACTTTCCTTGCGCGCCGATCAATCCGTACGGCGCATCGAAATTGATGATCGAGCGCATGCTCGCCGATTACCGCACGGCCTATGGCTTCGGTGCCTTCTGCCTGCGCTATTTCAACGCCAGCGGCGCCGATCCCGCCGGCGGCATCGGCGAGCTGCGCGACAACGAAACTCACCTCATTCCTCGCGCGATGATGGCGCTTCAGGGCCATGTCGACTTCGCGGTGTTCGGCGACGATTACGACACGCCCGACGGCACCGCGATCCGCGACTACATCCACGTCACGGACCTTGCGGCGGCGCACGTGGCGGCCTTGAGACTCTTGGAGCAAGGCCATGCCGGCGGCAGCTTCAACCTCGGCACCGGCTCCGGCTTTTCCGTGCGCGAGATCCTCGACGCGATCAAGCAGGAGACCGGGCGCGAGGTGCCGCACACGGTCAAGCCGCGCCGCGCCGGCGATCCCACCTTTCTGGTCGCCGATCCCTCTGCTGCAAGAAAGGTGCTGAACTTCGTGCCGCATCACTCCGACCTGCCGACAATCGTCCGCACGGCCTGGGCCTGGCATCAGAAGGCGCATCCGTTCAGGCCGCGTTAG
- a CDS encoding exopolysaccharide transport family protein translates to MLDYNQPIDRARPEASQHKPQAGFNVLELAHLLWRRKVAIAAAALLGATLAVTIGKSVTPRYTATAQLYVDPRELQLVDRELTPRAQDVSGMSMVVESQARLITSNSVLLQVIQQAGLDKDPEFGGGDAASLMSSLLGLIGLQPRAPSAAETKEVQLAALEALNRHIAVRKTEKSFIVDVEVWSTNPAKAAMLANTLTNAYLAESRNSQASAARRATNDLSSRLKELRDRLRNAETALATYKAQNNFVGTQDALISDQQLSASNQRLSAARAATMDAQARLDQIEASRRTAADAGAIPEALQSPTIANLRAQYADARKKYAEQAGELGPRHPALRQTEKQVEDLKRTINEEIDRFAQSAKNDLTRARDFEASLNRALEAQKRQSVQLSQAAVRLRELEREADASRDVYQSFLKRSRETEEQESLNTSAARVIGEATVPQRRSFPPAMSLFAMIGFVFGAIAASSWFVVADLLFAGVTAPATPTPARRDSSPRPQAPRAPELPPAAEVAQKRQAPRPSEAAPAPPELAAPPLQPSIVEQPLIEKPLIARFQDADVIHTLGAILPTGGGVDLTRLGWPTLRPGFPLTSLLNAWRDMRAAVARRAAGKAMPVVALVGTGKTSGRSVAALNFALAAARDGARVLMIDADHQARSLSNRVIRPGKSEPSRLGWLSIGSKDAREIRTVNGISVLPAAEGDAGKAADAIRKTIAQARSAGGYDLVILDGPAVPLASGGRKLLDDIDSLVAVLPTSLDVNDSLEEILTALGQAERKLVGVVLDELTPAMQTRQRGKQYA, encoded by the coding sequence ATGCTTGATTATAACCAGCCGATCGATCGAGCCAGACCGGAGGCCTCGCAACATAAGCCTCAGGCCGGCTTCAACGTGCTGGAGCTCGCTCACCTGCTCTGGCGGCGGAAGGTCGCGATCGCCGCGGCCGCCCTGCTCGGCGCAACGCTTGCCGTCACCATCGGCAAGAGCGTGACGCCCCGCTACACCGCCACCGCTCAGCTCTATGTCGACCCGCGCGAGCTTCAGCTCGTTGACCGCGAGCTCACGCCTCGCGCCCAGGACGTTTCCGGCATGTCCATGGTGGTGGAGAGCCAGGCGCGCCTGATCACCTCCAACAGCGTGCTGCTCCAGGTGATCCAGCAGGCGGGTCTCGACAAAGACCCGGAATTCGGAGGCGGTGACGCTGCGAGCCTGATGTCCTCGCTGCTCGGCCTGATCGGGCTGCAGCCCCGCGCGCCCTCCGCTGCGGAGACGAAGGAGGTGCAGCTTGCGGCGCTCGAGGCGCTGAACAGGCACATCGCCGTCCGCAAGACCGAGAAGAGCTTCATCGTCGACGTCGAGGTCTGGTCGACGAATCCCGCGAAGGCAGCGATGCTCGCCAACACGCTGACCAATGCCTATCTCGCCGAATCCCGCAATTCCCAGGCTTCGGCGGCACGGCGCGCCACCAACGATCTCTCCAGCCGCCTGAAGGAGCTGCGCGACCGGCTGCGCAACGCCGAGACCGCGCTGGCGACCTACAAGGCCCAGAACAATTTCGTCGGCACCCAGGACGCGCTGATCAGCGATCAGCAGCTCTCCGCCAGCAACCAGCGGCTTTCCGCGGCCCGCGCGGCGACGATGGATGCGCAGGCGCGGCTCGACCAGATCGAGGCGAGCCGGCGTACCGCTGCCGATGCCGGCGCGATTCCGGAGGCGCTGCAATCGCCGACGATTGCGAATTTGCGCGCGCAATATGCCGACGCCCGGAAGAAATATGCGGAGCAGGCCGGTGAGCTCGGCCCGCGCCATCCGGCGCTGCGCCAGACCGAGAAGCAGGTCGAGGACCTCAAGCGCACCATCAACGAGGAGATCGACCGCTTCGCCCAGTCCGCCAAGAACGATCTGACGCGCGCCCGCGATTTCGAGGCCTCGCTCAACCGCGCGCTGGAAGCGCAGAAGCGGCAGAGCGTCCAGCTCAGCCAGGCCGCCGTGCGCTTGCGTGAGCTCGAACGCGAAGCCGATGCCAGCCGCGACGTCTATCAGTCCTTTCTCAAGCGCTCCCGCGAGACCGAGGAGCAGGAGAGCCTGAACACCTCGGCCGCCCGCGTCATCGGCGAGGCGACGGTGCCGCAGCGGCGCTCGTTCCCGCCGGCCATGAGCCTGTTCGCCATGATCGGCTTCGTTTTCGGAGCGATCGCTGCATCGAGCTGGTTCGTTGTGGCAGACCTGCTGTTCGCTGGCGTAACCGCGCCTGCGACGCCGACACCCGCGCGGCGTGACAGCTCGCCGAGGCCACAGGCTCCCCGAGCACCGGAGCTCCCGCCGGCTGCGGAGGTTGCCCAGAAGCGGCAGGCCCCGCGCCCGTCTGAAGCTGCGCCGGCTCCGCCGGAACTTGCCGCGCCCCCGCTGCAGCCTTCGATCGTCGAGCAGCCCTTGATCGAAAAGCCGCTGATCGCACGCTTCCAGGACGCCGACGTCATCCACACGCTCGGCGCCATACTTCCCACCGGCGGCGGCGTCGATCTCACGCGGCTGGGCTGGCCGACGCTGCGTCCGGGCTTTCCCCTGACGAGCCTGCTCAACGCCTGGCGCGACATGCGCGCCGCGGTGGCCCGGCGCGCCGCCGGCAAGGCGATGCCGGTCGTCGCGCTGGTCGGCACCGGCAAGACCAGCGGCCGCAGCGTGGCCGCGCTGAATTTCGCGCTGGCGGCCGCACGCGACGGCGCCCGCGTGCTGATGATCGATGCCGACCATCAAGCGCGCTCGCTCTCGAACCGGGTCATCCGTCCCGGCAAGAGCGAGCCGAGCAGGCTCGGCTGGCTCTCGATCGGCAGCAAGGACGCACGCGAGATCAGGACGGTCAACGGCATCTCGGTGCTGCCGGCCGCCGAAGGCGACGCCGGCAAGGCCGCCGACGCCATCCGCAAGACGATTGCGCAGGCCCGTTCCGCCGGCGGTTATGATCTCGTGATACTCGACGGCCCGGCCGTGCCGCTCGCTTCCGGCGGCCGCAAGCTGCTCGACGACATCGATTCGCTGGTGGCCGTGCTGCCGACCAGCCTCGACGTCAACGACAGCCTGGAAGAGATCCTGACCGCGCTCGGCCAGGCCGAGCGCAAGCTCGTCGGCGTCGTGCTCGACGAGCTCACCCCCGCAATGCAAACGCGCCAGCGAGGCAAACAATATGCTTGA